The Henningerozyma blattae CBS 6284 chromosome 6, complete genome genomic interval TTAACCAAAAGATATCCAAaccaaatgaaaataatcgATTCtgctttatttattttagttCTTGATGAATCAACAAAGGaacaaacaaaacaaattaattttaaaaataataaaaatccaaataaatatacaatCTATAATGAATCTAATGAATGtaaaagattattttatGGGACTTCcataattaatgaaaaggGGCATCAAATAGGTTCATGTGTCTCTCGTTGGTATGATAAATTACAATTGGTCATTACATCAGATTCTCAAGCTGCAGTAATTTGGGATTCCTTTACATGCGACGGTTCCACAGTTCTTAGATTTTCATCTGATCTATACGCTGAATCTATTCTTAGATTAGCAAGAGAAGTCAACGGGGGAGATCAAAGATTTTCCCTATGgccaaatattaaaaaccAAGTTCCAGGACCTACTCCATTATCTTTGGGtacatcatcatcatcatcatcatcatcaatatctGATACATCAGCAACAAGTCccaaattaaataaattagtcCATAAGATTGATTGGCAATttagtaatattttgaacacACACATACATTTATCTGAAACCAAATTAGCTGATttaatttccaaatatGATATCGTTCATGTTTCCATCCCCTATGGGAAAAGATTAGCCAAAAAGTTGGGTGTAAAATCTGATGCCATGATTCAAATAGCTTTACAAATTGCACATTATGCTCTTTATGGTAAAATGGTATTTGGTGTAGAACCAATCTCGACTAGGGgctttaaaaattcaagagGTGATTTAgttaatattcaaaataaagaattgcTAAAATTATGCCAACTTttcatttcaaattcaatagaTGAGACAAGTAAATTGGAAAACTTCATTGAAAGTTGTAACTTACAtagtgaaaaaattaaatcaattaaaaaaaatggtgGTTATGAAAAACATTTTAATgcattgaaatatttgttcaaatattataaacaatttaatattgatttaaataaatcagATCTTGCAATTGCCTCGGaagtatttaataatgaagtaTTTGATCCATTCTTTACTCCTGAATTAATTGTATCAAATTGTGGTAGCTCGGCTACAAAGATGTTTGGCATAACTCCAGAGATTGCTAATGGGTTTGGTATTGGTTACATTTTGAAAGATGACAAATGTGATTTGACAGTTACTTCTCAATTTAGACAAGGTAATCGTTTAATTTTCACTTTAGATTGGGTCTTGGgtgaaatatataattattggAAAATCAGTAAATCCATTACAGGTATTAGAATCAATCCTTTAGTGGATAGATTATACAATTTGGATAATGCCAAGAAAGTTTCAAATAAGGATCCACAACCTATATCTGATTCAATAATTAGTCCTAATAATACTATGATCAATTTAACTGATGAAATGAATAGAGTTAGAGTCATTAATGGTGGTTATGGATTTTTCGATTTGGAAGCACATTTGGATAGTAGAAATATTTCACATCataattccaataataattcatgtacatcattaaatatgttgaaaaaaacaaattccAAGACtatctttaatttatcagataaagataaaataaatacaggtcatcaaataatatcgATCAAGCCAGAAGTTGTTAGTGATGATCCTGATTTACCATTTAATTCCAGACCTGGAACTAAAAGACAAAATGTAATTAACTCAAAATTCgaaattgattttgatcGTGGGTCAGTGGGAAGAAAAGTTTCATCAATGTTTGAATAAACTTCTGGTAAAAATTCTCTCTTTACTTTTCTCCATTGGcctaatttatttatttattctttcatttcatttttattcatataCTAAGAATTATTAGCATATACAATGCATTGTTTATAACTGATTGATTGAATTATAGTTTTTATCTTCTACATTTGAAGTGATACTTCTCTCTAGTAGttacaattttattttgtacGTATGAATGttatatattaaacttttagataatcaattaattttctaaaattattttttattgttaaaaGAAAGATCTCCTTTGTTTATTTCCCCAagtttatataatatatttttctcattATAATTTCCTAGAATGACAAATCATATGTGAGTAATTTCGAGTCATTTCGCTATAAGGCGCAGCTATAAGCTTCAAGAAAAATCCGATGACATAGTAAATGctaagatatttttatttttttaaagaaactAATAAAAGTCAAATAGACAGATAAGTTTTACCCTCACCAACCGGCATATCTGACCTAggtatttatttttattgcaattt includes:
- the YAT2 gene encoding carnitine O-acetyltransferase YAT2 (similar to Saccharomyces cerevisiae YAT2 (YER024W); ancestral locus Anc_7.510), with amino-acid sequence MPDVSILSTTSSNEKKLLKLQLPDLPSTLDQVKESLEPLYYTDGYYKHPLDPGQINSLNDSLSTFQNSDVAKKLTAKLQEFNEKNDCYLDKLYLDINNNYNNNHNNCRNIPNDILPRNPFLILMDDVVPNISQADYSAVLVNSSLRFISALKKGILPQDTSKNGEILSMEAYLNLFGTTRCPIFEKGEIENFDLNKKFNESDIEVDADDEDEVPISDEHDDVFISTSECNDDTDLDSPDDCIGTKTVNTLDADVTLSKGGNNVESSSKLINKHGITMKQDLDSRHLVVLSRGQYYKIDVLDEFFDRLYTTDDLAAIFKSVLDDSSSIESLEKSTALGSLTSHSYKNWKYARKRLTKRYPNQMKIIDSALFILVLDESTKEQTKQINFKNNKNPNKYTIYNESNECKRLFYGTSIINEKGHQIGSCVSRWYDKLQLVITSDSQAAVIWDSFTCDGSTVLRFSSDLYAESILRLAREVNGGDQRFSLWPNIKNQVPGPTPLSLGTSSSSSSSSISDTSATSPKLNKLVHKIDWQFSNILNTHIHLSETKLADLISKYDIVHVSIPYGKRLAKKLGVKSDAMIQIALQIAHYALYGKMVFGVEPISTRGFKNSRGDLVNIQNKELLKLCQLFISNSIDETSKLENFIESCNLHSEKIKSIKKNGGYEKHFNALKYLFKYYKQFNIDLNKSDLAIASEVFNNEVFDPFFTPELIVSNCGSSATKMFGITPEIANGFGIGYILKDDKCDLTVTSQFRQGNRLIFTLDWVLGEIYNYWKISKSITGIRINPLVDRLYNLDNAKKVSNKDPQPISDSIISPNNTMINLTDEMNRVRVINGGYGFFDLEAHLDSRNISHHNSNNNSCTSLNMLKKTNSKTIFNLSDKDKINTGHQIISIKPEVVSDDPDLPFNSRPGTKRQNVINSKFEIDFDRGSVGRKVSSMFE